The stretch of DNA CCGAGCTCTTTATTCAATTAGAGAAGTCCTTTCTTGCAGCCACCGATGCTGCAGAAGGGGCGCGCCAATTAGCCACTCATGAACAAAGTAAACCAGAAACGCAATACGACACCGTAGGATTAGAAGCCTCTTACTTAGCGCATGGTCACTCACAACGAGCTGCAGACTTAGCCAATGCCATAGAGAATTGGAAAGTTTTACAACACAAAGTATTCAGTAATGAGTCTACTATTGACGCGGGGGCTTTAGTTGAGATCCTTGACTCAAATGAGGTGTCTACAATGTTTTTAATCGGCAATTATTCTGGTGGTTTAAAAATTGAGGTATCAAACGAAATCATTACCGTTATCACCTTATCGTCACCCCTAGGCGGAGCTATGAAAACTAAACAAGTCGGTGATGAGTTTCGACACCCAGTTAACGCCAAGAATATTTTGGAAATAACTCACCTAGTCTAGCTTAAAGACCCAACAGCAATCAGAATTGTCTACAATCAAAACAAAAAAACGGAGCACTAGGCTCCGCTTTTCCGCAAATACTTGTAAATCTAAAGCCAACGTAAGAACGCGGATTTAAACATTTTTATATTTACATTTTTTCCATTGTCTCAATGCCTAATAAATCTAGACCTTGTTTCATTGTGCGAGACACCAACAAACTCAATGCTAAACGGCTTTGTTTTGTTTCTTCAGGAACGCCCTCTTTTAACATAGGACAGGCTTCGTAGAATGTCATGAACAAGCTAGCTAGCTCATAAAGGTAAGTACATAACACATGAGGCGTTAAGTTTTGGCTAACCGCATTCATAACTTCAACAAACTGCAATAGCTTCATTGCTAACGCTTTTTCTTGAGCTTCTGTGATAACCACGTCCGCTGCAAAGTCTTCGGTATTAATACCCGCTTTACGGAAAATACTTTGTATACGCGCAAATGCGTATTGTAAGTAAGGGGCCGTATCGCCTTCAAAGCTCAGCATGGTATCCCAATCAAAAATATAATCCGTTGTACGGTTTTTGCTTAAGTCTGCATATTTAATGGCACCAATACCTACTTTACGAGCAATCTCTTTTTGCTCTTCCGCTGACAACTCACTATTACGTTCTGCTAAAAGCTTACCAGCGCGCTCAACGGCTTCATCCAACAAATCGGCCAGTTTTACAGTGCCACCCGTACGAGTTTTAAATGGTTTACCATCTTTACCTAACATCATGCCAAAAGGACCATGCTCATAGGTCGTTTCTTCACGTAACAGCCCACCTTTGCGGCCTACAATTTCAGCTTGCTTAAAGTGGAAGGCTTGACGAGCATCGGTGAAGATAATGATTCGATCAGCATCTAAATCAAATGAGCGATATTTCATGGCTGCTAAATCCGTGGTGGAATATAAGTACCCGCCACCTGATTTCTCAACAATATAAACCGCCGGTTCACCGTCTTTGTTCGCTAACTCTTCAATGAATACAACTTGTGCACCTTGGTCTTCAACTACTATGCCCTGCTCTTTTAAGTCAGCAACCACACCCGGTAACATTGGGTTATAAGCACTTTCACCCATAATGTCATCATTTGTAAGCTTAACGTTCAGCTTCTCGTAGACTTCTTCTGAGTGTTGAATAGACACTTCAATAAACTGCTGCCATAACGCTTTACACTCAGCGTCGCCGCCTTGCAGCTTAACAACATATTCACGAGCACGGTCAGCAAACCCTTCTTCGTCATCAAAACGAACTTTTGCTTCGCGATAAAAGTCTTCTAAGTCTGACAGTGCCGTTGTTGCAACTTCAGATGCTTGCAACTTGTCTTGTAGATGTGCGATTAGCATACCGAACTGTGTTCCCCAATCACCCATATGGTTTTGGCGGATCACATCGTGACCTAAAAACTCAATAACACGAGCAACGGCATCACCTATAATTGTTGAACGAAGGTGGCCAACATGCATTTCTTTCGCTAGGTTTGGTGATGACAAGTCGACAACCACTTTTTTAGCCAATTCTTTTTCAATGGCTAAACGAGGATCAGCCAGTGCTGTTTCAACTTGTGCGGCTAACCACTCTGGACGAAGCTTTACATTAATGAAACCAGGGCCAGCTATTTCCAAGCTTTCAGCCATGTCATCTAGATTTACTTGCTCAACAATCGTCTCTGCAATATCACGAGGCTTTTGCTTTAGAATTTTAGCCAGGGCCATTGCCCCGTTAAATTGATATTCACCAAATTCAGGTCGAGTACTGCGAGCCAAAGGTGCTGGTGCGCCTTCTGCGCCTTCAATGTTGCTTAATGCTTGTTTAAATCTGTCTTGAACTAATTGAAATACATTCATTTTCTTTAGTGCCTAATTAGTGTTCACGAGTTTCTAAGAAACGTACATCTGGGTAGCGTTCCATTGATAAATTTAGGTTTACTCTTGTTGGAGCAATGTACGACAAGCTATCGCCGCCATCCAGCGCAAGGTTTGAGGCGCATTTGCGTCGAAATTCGTCGAGCTTTTTCTCATCGTCACACTCTATCCAGCGCGCCGTTGCAACGTTCACGTTTTCATAGATCGCTTCAACGTTGTATTCAGACTTAAGGCGTTGAACAACAACATCAAACTGAAGAACACCTACCGCGCCCACAATCAAGTCGTTGTTTTCTAGTGGACGGAATACCTGTACGGCACCTTCTTCTGATAATTGAATAAGGCCTTTTAATAATTGCTTTTGCTTCAAAGGATCTTTAAGACGAATACGACGGAATAATTCAGGCGCGAAGTTCGGAATGCCGCTGAACTTAAATGATTCGCCGTGAGTAAAGGTATCACCAATTTTGATCGTGCCGTGGTTATGCAAACCAATGATGTCACCTGGCCATGCTTCTTCAACTTGCGCACGGTCACCGGCAACAAAAGTCAGTGCGTCAGAAATTCGAACATCTTTACCAAGACGAACGTGCTTCATTTTCATGCCTTTTTCATATTTACCCGATACGATTCGCATAAACGCAACTCTGTCACGATGTTTAGGGTCCATATTGGCTTGGATTTTAAATACAAAACCACTGAAACCTTCTTCATCTGCCGAAACAGCTCGTTCATTGGTTTCACGAGGCATAGGCGTTGGAGCCCATTCCGTTAAACCGTCTAGCATGTGATCTACACCAAAGTTACCTAAAGCCGTACCAAAAAATACTGGTGTTAATTCGCCCGCTAAAAACATTTCATGGTCAAATTCGTGTGAAGCACCAACGACTAACTCTAACTCTTCACGAAGTTGCTCAGCTAAATCTTCGCCAATTGCAACGTCAACTTCAGGATTATCAATTCCTTTTACCGTGCGAACTTCTTGGATTGTGTGACCTTGGCCTGTGGCATATAAAATAACTTCATCACGTAGAATGTGGTAAACACCTTTGAACAATTTACCGCAACCAATTGGCCATGTAATAGGCGCACATGCAATTTTTAATTCAGATTCAACTTCATCCATGACTTCCATTGGATCACGTATATCGCGGTCTAATTTGTTCATGAACGTTATGATTGGTGTATCACGAAGTCGCGTTACTTCCATTAGCTTACGTGTTCGATCTTCAACACCTTTAGCCGTATCAATAACCATTAAGCATGAATCAACCGCAGTTAAAGTACGGTACGTATCTTCAGAGAAGTCTTCGTGCCCAGGAGTATCAAGTAGATTGACCAAACAATCGTTATATGGGAACTGCATAACCGACGTTGTAATTGAAATACCACGGTCTTTTTCCATTTCCATCCAGTCAGACTTTGCATGCTGGTTTGAACCACGACCTTTAACCGTACCAGCTGTTTGAAGATGTTGTCCGAACAACAATACCTTTTCGGTGATGGTTGTTTTACCGGCATCCGGGTGCGAGATGATCGCGAATGTGCGTCGAATGTCGACTTGCTGTTGTTGCGCAGACATGCAAATTACCTGTTTTTAAATGGATCGAAAAAGAGAATAAAATTTTAGCCGCGCATTATAGCCGAATTACGATTAAAAGTAAGGCGAAGAGTGCCCATAACTTCGATTTTTATGGCGTTAGTTTTCGCTTTGTAAAAAGCCGTGTATCATCTAGCCTTTGGTCAAATAACTTATAGAGCAATACGTTTGAAACTCACTTTTTTGATTACTATTTTTTTAAGTTCCTTTTTGCTATTTGCTGTTCAACCAATGTATGCAAAATTGCTGTTACCTAATTTAGGTGGTGGTAGTAGTGTTTGGACCGCATGTTTGTTATTTTTTCAAACCATATTGCTAGCTGGGTATTTATACTCATTCTTAATCAGTAAGCTTAAGTCTACTGCTCTCCAAGCCAAAGCACACGCCATTTTTGTGTTGATTGCAGCAACGCTTATGCCAATATCAAATGAGTGGTCTCAATCAGCATTTATTGAACTCCAATCACCGTTTTGGAACATTTTTTCGTTACTCTTTTTTAGCATCGGCATTCCCTATTTTGTCTTGTCAGCAACCGCACCATTGATACAACATTGGTTCGGCCAAACTGAATATAAGTCACAGACCTACAAGCTATATTCAGTTTCTAACATTGCCGCTTTACTCGCTTTATTTAGCTATCCATTTTTAATTGAATATCAACTCACGTTAAACCAACAAACAGCCTACTGGTCAATTGCTTACCTTGCGTTCACTGTTGTTATCAGCATGAGCATTTTTACCGTCTACAAGCAGAGTAAAATATCGTTGAGTAATGTTCATAGTGATTTGAACAACCGGGATGAACCAGCAGGCACGGGACAGCAACAAAAGGTAGAATCACAAAGCGCTGGATACTTAACGATGGTCACTTGGTTTTTATTGTCCGCGACCGGCGTTATATTATTAGTGGCTACCACTAGTAAAATGACACAAAACATTCCGCCAATTCCATTTCTATGGATTATGCCTCTGGCCCTTTATTTGTTAACTTTTATATTAACTTTCCACGATGAACGGATTTACGTTAGATGGTATTGGCTTGTTACCTTCGCCGTGTGTTCACTCATTGCATTACTGTTATTTTTTATCGGCACCCATTTTGGCGTTATTTCTCAGATTGTGTTGTATTTAATAGCAATGTTTGTTGCTACTATGATTTGTCACGGTGAGCTTGTTAAAACAAAACCTCAGACTAATCAACTTACCTTGTTTTACCTTATTTTATCTGCCGGTGGATGCGCGGGAAGTATATTTGCATCTATTATTGCTACCGAAATTTTCAGCTTATATTACGAGTTTATTGTTGGGTTTGCGGCCGTTTTTGCGTTTACCGCGTTATCAATTTTTGCAAACAAAATGAATCACTCTAATGACGGAAAAGTCGCTGTAGCCAGTCTATTTGGTTTAGGCATTTTCACCGCCTTTTTCTTATTTTTAAATAGTCAATTTAATCAATTTAATGTTTACGAGACTCGCAGCTTTTACGGCACATTAGCGGTCAAAGACTTAACACTTTTAAAACAACCTGAACGAAGATTAGTTGATGGATATACATCGCATGGTGCTCAAAGGCTGACCACTGAAGCAGACAACCGTCATTTAGAGCCACTTAGTTATTATCGACCAGACTCTGGTATTGGTTTGCTGTTACAAACACCGTATTTTAAAAGCAAACCAAATAATGTAGGTTTAATTGGGTTAGGGGTTGGTGCATTAGCTTATTATGGCCAACCTAACGACACCTACACTTTTTACGAACTCAACCCTGATGTTGCTGATGTTGCATTGCGTTATTTCGACTATTTAAATTCGTCTAAAGCCAGCACGGCGATTAAGTTGGGTGATGCCAGAATAACGTTAGAGCAAGAAATGACAATGGATGATCGGCAAGCCTTCGACTTACTGGTTGTGGATGCATTTTCAAGTGACTCAATTCCAGTGCATCTATTAACGAAGGAAGCTATTGATTTATATCGGCACCATTTGTCTGAACAAGGCCTTTTAGCATTTCACATATCAAACAGCTATTTAGACTTAAAGCCAGTAATGCGAAGTATTGCAGCACAACTATCGATGACAGCACTATATTTTAGAGCGGAGTCTGAGCAAA from Psychrosphaera aestuarii encodes:
- the argS gene encoding arginine--tRNA ligase; this encodes MNVFQLVQDRFKQALSNIEGAEGAPAPLARSTRPEFGEYQFNGAMALAKILKQKPRDIAETIVEQVNLDDMAESLEIAGPGFINVKLRPEWLAAQVETALADPRLAIEKELAKKVVVDLSSPNLAKEMHVGHLRSTIIGDAVARVIEFLGHDVIRQNHMGDWGTQFGMLIAHLQDKLQASEVATTALSDLEDFYREAKVRFDDEEGFADRAREYVVKLQGGDAECKALWQQFIEVSIQHSEEVYEKLNVKLTNDDIMGESAYNPMLPGVVADLKEQGIVVEDQGAQVVFIEELANKDGEPAVYIVEKSGGGYLYSTTDLAAMKYRSFDLDADRIIIFTDARQAFHFKQAEIVGRKGGLLREETTYEHGPFGMMLGKDGKPFKTRTGGTVKLADLLDEAVERAGKLLAERNSELSAEEQKEIARKVGIGAIKYADLSKNRTTDYIFDWDTMLSFEGDTAPYLQYAFARIQSIFRKAGINTEDFAADVVITEAQEKALAMKLLQFVEVMNAVSQNLTPHVLCTYLYELASLFMTFYEACPMLKEGVPEETKQSRLALSLLVSRTMKQGLDLLGIETMEKM
- a CDS encoding fused MFS/spermidine synthase codes for the protein MYAKLLLPNLGGGSSVWTACLLFFQTILLAGYLYSFLISKLKSTALQAKAHAIFVLIAATLMPISNEWSQSAFIELQSPFWNIFSLLFFSIGIPYFVLSATAPLIQHWFGQTEYKSQTYKLYSVSNIAALLALFSYPFLIEYQLTLNQQTAYWSIAYLAFTVVISMSIFTVYKQSKISLSNVHSDLNNRDEPAGTGQQQKVESQSAGYLTMVTWFLLSATGVILLVATTSKMTQNIPPIPFLWIMPLALYLLTFILTFHDERIYVRWYWLVTFAVCSLIALLLFFIGTHFGVISQIVLYLIAMFVATMICHGELVKTKPQTNQLTLFYLILSAGGCAGSIFASIIATEIFSLYYEFIVGFAAVFAFTALSIFANKMNHSNDGKVAVASLFGLGIFTAFFLFLNSQFNQFNVYETRSFYGTLAVKDLTLLKQPERRLVDGYTSHGAQRLTTEADNRHLEPLSYYRPDSGIGLLLQTPYFKSKPNNVGLIGLGVGALAYYGQPNDTYTFYELNPDVADVALRYFDYLNSSKASTAIKLGDARITLEQEMTMDDRQAFDLLVVDAFSSDSIPVHLLTKEAIDLYRHHLSEQGLLAFHISNSYLDLKPVMRSIAAQLSMTALYFRAESEQSDIHTTEWVIFTNDPGYLKDRRINNAASLELMQPGISVSWTDDFSSLLSVMKW
- the prfC gene encoding peptide chain release factor 3, whose amino-acid sequence is MSAQQQQVDIRRTFAIISHPDAGKTTITEKVLLFGQHLQTAGTVKGRGSNQHAKSDWMEMEKDRGISITTSVMQFPYNDCLVNLLDTPGHEDFSEDTYRTLTAVDSCLMVIDTAKGVEDRTRKLMEVTRLRDTPIITFMNKLDRDIRDPMEVMDEVESELKIACAPITWPIGCGKLFKGVYHILRDEVILYATGQGHTIQEVRTVKGIDNPEVDVAIGEDLAEQLREELELVVGASHEFDHEMFLAGELTPVFFGTALGNFGVDHMLDGLTEWAPTPMPRETNERAVSADEEGFSGFVFKIQANMDPKHRDRVAFMRIVSGKYEKGMKMKHVRLGKDVRISDALTFVAGDRAQVEEAWPGDIIGLHNHGTIKIGDTFTHGESFKFSGIPNFAPELFRRIRLKDPLKQKQLLKGLIQLSEEGAVQVFRPLENNDLIVGAVGVLQFDVVVQRLKSEYNVEAIYENVNVATARWIECDDEKKLDEFRRKCASNLALDGGDSLSYIAPTRVNLNLSMERYPDVRFLETREH